A part of Nesterenkonia lutea genomic DNA contains:
- a CDS encoding ATP-grasp domain-containing protein, which translates to MELALASPESDLTAVNARFVKDHLVSRWKDFEDSAEYVHASERIRRVAASRGLEVIQGPGVSLFLQGDECVGGLVGTQPSISTGLATKICASKGLTKELLLRAGLPTPAFRLISRNNIESAREYVRSRPKDALVVKPLDGNQGKGITTGLRTPSALDAAWERAKNATKAEMILIEDEVAGVDVRVSVVNGVAIAAAARIPPFVVGNGTATLAELTAELLTARTRHSYLRRLKLLPDPEYLRRATASQETVLLPNQVQFLNGTANLSQGGVPVDITDTIPAEILRLAERVTKAIPELGYAGVDVLMPDVTSTAGAMVIEVNTSANPLVHDLPVFGQCRHVCDAMVGEIIRRAQP; encoded by the coding sequence ATGGAACTTGCCCTTGCTTCCCCGGAGTCAGATCTGACCGCGGTCAATGCTCGATTCGTGAAAGACCACCTTGTCTCGCGGTGGAAAGACTTCGAAGACTCTGCGGAGTACGTCCATGCGTCAGAGCGGATACGTCGAGTTGCCGCATCCCGAGGGTTGGAGGTCATCCAGGGACCCGGGGTCTCTCTGTTCCTCCAAGGAGATGAGTGCGTCGGCGGACTGGTCGGAACGCAGCCATCGATATCGACCGGACTGGCCACTAAGATCTGCGCCTCGAAGGGGCTCACCAAAGAGCTTCTGCTTCGAGCCGGCCTGCCCACGCCTGCGTTCCGGCTCATCAGTCGGAACAATATCGAGTCTGCCCGGGAGTACGTGAGGAGTCGACCCAAGGACGCACTGGTGGTCAAGCCCCTCGACGGCAACCAGGGCAAGGGGATCACCACTGGACTACGAACTCCATCGGCACTCGACGCAGCGTGGGAAAGGGCAAAGAACGCCACGAAAGCGGAGATGATCCTCATTGAGGACGAGGTAGCAGGAGTCGACGTTCGCGTATCAGTTGTGAATGGGGTCGCCATTGCAGCTGCTGCGCGAATCCCTCCCTTCGTGGTCGGGAACGGAACCGCTACGTTGGCGGAATTGACTGCCGAGCTGCTCACCGCGCGAACCCGGCATTCCTACTTGCGTCGATTGAAGCTTCTCCCCGACCCAGAATATCTACGCCGAGCCACGGCGAGCCAGGAAACGGTTCTCCTGCCGAATCAGGTGCAGTTCCTCAACGGAACGGCCAACCTCTCCCAAGGGGGTGTTCCCGTGGACATCACTGACACTATTCCCGCGGAGATCCTCCGACTTGCGGAGAGAGTGACGAAAGCCATTCCTGAGCTCGGGTACGCCGGTGTGGATGTCCTCATGCCAGACGTCACGTCCACTGCGGGAGCCATGGTGATCGAAGTCAACACCAGCGCCAACCCGCTGGTTCACGATCTGCCCGTGTTCGGTCAGTGCCGTCATGTCTGTGACGCGATGGTCGGTGAAATCATCCGACGGGCACAACCTTAG